The proteins below are encoded in one region of Nitrosomonas ureae:
- the hisC gene encoding histidinol-phosphate transaminase codes for MSNSYRPEQIIRPEILALSAYHVPSATGMIKLDAMENPYPLSPELRDEIAQLTANAPVNRYPDSSAVLLKGKLRQTLAISDDIDILLGNGSDEIIQIIAMAVAKPGAVLISVEPSFVMFRMIATFANIQYVGVPLKQDFSLDLETMLTAIAKYKPAVIFLAYPNNPTGNLFDYAAILSIIQATSGIVVIDEAYQAFADASFINEINHHPNLLLMRTLSKSGLAGLRLGLLLGRSEWLTQLEKMRLPYNIGIMTQIIAEKVLHHTVVLSEQAEAIKLERAKMSAFLATIENIKVYPSKANFILFRIHAATQIFLALKQQKILIKNLDGTHPLLENCLRVTIGTPDENAQFCSILQAILSKTV; via the coding sequence ATGAGCAATTCATATCGTCCAGAACAGATCATTCGACCGGAAATTCTTGCACTTTCTGCTTATCATGTTCCGTCCGCTACGGGCATGATTAAATTGGATGCTATGGAAAATCCTTACCCATTATCACCGGAACTGCGTGACGAAATTGCCCAACTGACAGCAAATGCACCAGTAAATCGTTATCCCGATTCCAGTGCCGTTTTGCTTAAGGGAAAATTACGCCAGACTTTGGCGATTTCCGATGACATCGACATTCTGCTTGGCAATGGATCAGATGAAATTATTCAAATCATTGCGATGGCTGTAGCCAAACCCGGTGCGGTATTAATTAGTGTAGAACCCTCTTTCGTGATGTTCCGGATGATCGCCACATTCGCAAACATCCAATATGTCGGGGTGCCCTTAAAACAGGATTTCTCGTTAGATCTGGAAACCATGTTGACCGCAATTGCCAAATATAAGCCTGCCGTCATCTTTCTGGCCTACCCCAATAATCCGACAGGAAATCTTTTTGATTATGCGGCGATTTTAAGCATAATACAGGCAACTTCCGGTATTGTTGTAATTGATGAAGCCTATCAAGCTTTTGCTGATGCAAGCTTTATTAACGAAATAAATCATCATCCCAATTTATTATTAATGCGCACGTTATCCAAATCAGGGTTGGCAGGCTTAAGATTAGGATTATTACTTGGCAGGTCTGAGTGGCTGACGCAACTGGAAAAGATGCGTTTACCTTATAACATTGGCATAATGACGCAGATAATCGCCGAAAAGGTATTACACCATACTGTGGTTTTGTCGGAACAAGCGGAAGCCATCAAATTAGAGCGTGCGAAAATGAGTGCTTTTCTTGCTACAATAGAAAATATTAAAGTATATCCTTCGAAGGCTAACTTTATTTTGTTTCGAATCCATGCTGCCACTCAAATTTTTCTAGCGCTGAAACAACAAAAAATATTAATCAAAAATTTGGATGGCACTCATCCTTTATTAGAAAACTGCTTACGTGTAACTATAGGCACACCCGACGAGAATGCTCAGTTTTGTTCAATATTACAAGCCATACTGAGTAAAACAGTTTAA
- a CDS encoding helix-turn-helix transcriptional regulator — protein sequence MTIPPFRKELRVQPRRMSDRATEDLYKTFSTPHCHACIERVGNAVLLLDHERRPLYATTKMHAIINNPNKLFTLTPRFSLFTRQNTSRIEAFFNRSNNPSGPLALQLTNENNRAMLLMTCFRLPEPSIPNLSAAMFLIKLHDVNQYSDQHWLFFAEQFALTQAEVRLCRALTDGMTLNDYRLNGGITISTARSQLSSIFSKTATRRQIDLLRLINLLLRT from the coding sequence ATGACAATTCCACCCTTTAGGAAAGAACTTCGTGTGCAACCCCGCAGGATGTCTGATCGCGCAACCGAAGATTTATACAAAACATTTTCTACACCCCATTGCCACGCATGCATAGAGCGTGTGGGAAATGCTGTGTTGCTGCTGGATCATGAGAGGCGACCCTTATACGCTACAACAAAGATGCATGCAATTATTAACAACCCAAACAAGCTGTTTACCTTAACACCAAGATTCTCGCTGTTCACGCGGCAGAATACTTCCCGAATTGAAGCTTTTTTCAACAGAAGCAACAACCCGTCTGGTCCACTCGCTCTACAACTGACAAATGAAAATAACCGGGCCATGTTATTAATGACCTGTTTTCGTTTGCCCGAGCCTTCCATTCCCAATTTGTCTGCTGCCATGTTCCTGATCAAGTTGCACGATGTGAATCAATATTCTGATCAGCATTGGCTTTTCTTTGCAGAGCAATTCGCTTTAACTCAAGCCGAGGTCAGACTATGCCGTGCCCTGACAGACGGCATGACACTCAACGATTACCGTCTTAATGGAGGCATTACGATCAGCACCGCTCGTAGTCAGCTGAGTAGCATTTTTTCAAAAACCGCCACCCGCCGCCAGATCGATCTGTTGCGTCTAATTAATTTGCTCTTGCGAACATAA
- a CDS encoding lipase family protein: MATNNTKSFPGHTLGEFRNIFAFAALKDDGSVVTWGNAYVGGDSSAVASALNGAMDVVEIYSNYRAFAALRSDGSVITWGDLGGPFLGSDSTSVANVLNGTIDVIQIYSTENAFAALLADGSVYTWGFAQIGGNSSSVATALDGTNDVMQIYSTEGGFAALRADGSVITWGAYGGNSSSVASALNGTIDVTEIYSARYAFAALRADGSVVTWGNGHGADSSSVASALDGTIDVKQVYSTRDAFAALRVDGSVVTWGQIYNGGDSSAVAGALDGAIDVTQIFSAGYSFAALRADGSVVTWGTGGGDSSTVAGALDGTIDVTQIYSTDYTFAALRADGSVVTWGQGVNSSSVASALNGTIDVTEIYSTNNAFAALRADGSVVTWGGQHGGNSSSVASALNGTIDVIQIYSTGSAFAALRTDGSVITWGNVPYGGDSSSVASQLSSGVISLSNIYTDESFSATVSPNTLPTADALFELEGVTGGDDGDDSNIGSLEAGKIKVMADFSKAAYDLQSWENLSINDSIKYSDEAVTYIENKGWEPVNLTPTLKSLDTYFYIPTLSSITTTNQMQDGFYTNYNAAAFVARSNDAIVISFRGTNDNGQFSSPDVSDWTDKSAHYDLMRPLVEAVESYIVAEGIHKVYVTGHSLGGAMAIKFMNDHANRSFGADYEAITFATASYDLRGTNDPRMTLIEIAGDPVADTGIDNGRNIHFVGDKTIGVSSHFHSMDYYRQMVDSVDNVAWDRILNETGDQSVYIGGQRGISGEEDYFIVDGRLSGVNSVVPNSGNDTLTAPLFANYNIYYGGRGIDKLTGGGAKELMLGGSGNDVLKGMGGIDRLFGDSGNDMLNGGAGADTMVGGLGNDTFVVDNVGDVVAENLNEGTDKVNSNVTYTLSANVENLTLTGTSAINGTGNGMANSITGNAGNNIISGAAGADRLFGKGGKDTLTGGSGADKFIFDTAPGTGNIDTITDFAHGIDKIMLDDDIFTALGITGTVAGAALTANKFHVGASALDTLDRIVYNSSTGALYYDVNGSGAGAAVQVALIGTSIHPTLSASDFLVIA; the protein is encoded by the coding sequence ATGGCTACAAACAATACAAAATCATTTCCTGGACATACGCTAGGAGAGTTTAGAAATATTTTTGCATTTGCAGCACTTAAAGATGATGGATCGGTGGTAACTTGGGGAAATGCTTATGTAGGTGGCGATAGCTCTGCTGTGGCCAGTGCACTTAATGGCGCAATGGACGTAGTCGAGATCTATTCAAATTACAGAGCCTTTGCTGCATTACGCTCTGACGGGTCGGTGATTACTTGGGGGGATCTTGGAGGTCCTTTTCTTGGTAGCGACAGTACTAGCGTAGCCAATGTGTTGAATGGCACCATAGATGTAATTCAAATCTATTCAACAGAAAATGCTTTTGCTGCGCTACTCGCTGACGGGTCGGTGTATACATGGGGCTTTGCTCAGATTGGTGGCAATAGCTCCAGTGTGGCTACCGCGCTGGACGGCACCAATGATGTGATGCAGATTTATTCAACTGAAGGTGGTTTTGCTGCGCTACGTGCCGACGGTTCAGTAATAACTTGGGGTGCTTATGGAGGCAATAGCTCCAGTGTTGCGAGTGCACTGAATGGCACCATAGATGTGACAGAAATCTATTCAGCACGCTATGCTTTTGCTGCGCTGCGTGCTGACGGTTCAGTGGTAACTTGGGGGAATGGTCATGGTGCCGATAGTTCCAGCGTGGCCAGCGCATTGGATGGCACCATAGATGTAAAACAAGTCTATTCAACAAGAGATGCATTTGCTGCACTGCGCGTTGACGGTTCGGTAGTCACTTGGGGGCAGATTTATAATGGTGGCGACAGCTCCGCTGTGGCCGGTGCGTTGGATGGCGCCATAGATGTGACTCAAATCTTTTCAGCAGGCTATTCATTTGCTGCGCTGCGCGCTGACGGCTCGGTGGTTACTTGGGGTACTGGTGGTGGCGACAGCTCCACTGTGGCCGGTGCGTTGGATGGCACCATAGATGTGACTCAAATCTATTCAACAGATTATACATTCGCTGCGCTGCGTGCTGATGGTTCGGTGGTAACTTGGGGCCAAGGTGTAAATAGCTCCAGTGTTGCTAGTGCACTGAATGGCACCATAGATGTGACGGAAATCTATTCAACAAACAATGCCTTTGCTGCGCTGCGCGCTGACGGATCGGTGGTCACTTGGGGGGGGCAGCATGGCGGCAATAGTTCCAGTGTAGCCAGTGCATTGAATGGCACCATAGATGTGATTCAAATCTATTCAACAGGTAGCGCTTTTGCTGCGCTGCGTACTGATGGATCGGTAATAACTTGGGGGAATGTACCTTATGGCGGTGATAGCTCTTCTGTTGCCAGTCAACTGAGTTCTGGAGTAATCAGTCTTTCTAACATATATACCGATGAGTCTTTCAGCGCTACTGTTAGCCCAAATACGCTACCTACAGCCGACGCACTATTTGAACTAGAAGGGGTTACCGGTGGCGATGATGGTGATGATAGTAATATTGGAAGTCTTGAAGCTGGCAAGATCAAGGTAATGGCTGATTTTTCCAAGGCAGCTTACGATTTGCAGAGCTGGGAGAATCTTTCAATTAATGATTCAATTAAATATTCTGATGAAGCAGTTACTTATATAGAGAATAAGGGATGGGAGCCAGTTAATCTTACTCCAACGCTTAAATCACTCGATACCTACTTTTATATACCAACCCTTTCAAGTATCACTACGACTAATCAAATGCAAGATGGTTTTTATACCAACTATAATGCAGCCGCTTTTGTAGCCCGTAGTAATGATGCAATCGTTATTTCATTTCGTGGAACAAATGATAACGGTCAGTTTTCTTCTCCGGATGTTTCTGACTGGACTGACAAATCTGCTCATTATGATTTGATGCGTCCTCTGGTAGAAGCAGTCGAAAGTTATATAGTAGCTGAAGGGATTCATAAGGTTTATGTGACCGGCCATAGTCTTGGTGGTGCCATGGCCATAAAATTTATGAATGACCATGCAAATAGAAGCTTTGGAGCCGACTATGAAGCGATTACCTTTGCTACAGCTAGTTATGATTTGAGGGGTACTAATGATCCTCGTATGACCCTCATTGAAATTGCGGGGGATCCTGTTGCAGATACTGGAATTGACAATGGCCGCAATATTCATTTTGTTGGGGACAAAACTATTGGTGTTTCAAGTCATTTCCATTCAATGGATTATTATCGTCAAATGGTTGATAGCGTAGACAACGTCGCCTGGGATCGGATACTCAATGAAACAGGTGACCAATCTGTTTACATTGGCGGGCAGAGGGGTATAAGTGGAGAAGAAGACTACTTTATTGTCGATGGCCGTCTTAGTGGGGTCAATTCAGTAGTGCCAAATTCAGGAAACGATACACTTACAGCCCCATTATTCGCGAATTATAACATTTACTATGGTGGACGAGGCATTGATAAGCTTACCGGTGGCGGTGCTAAGGAACTCATGCTTGGTGGCTCCGGTAATGACGTGCTGAAAGGTATGGGTGGTATCGATCGCCTTTTTGGCGATAGTGGCAATGATATGCTCAATGGCGGTGCCGGTGCGGATACTATGGTTGGTGGATTGGGGAATGATACGTTTGTTGTAGACAATGTGGGTGATGTCGTTGCTGAGAACCTAAATGAAGGTACTGATAAGGTCAACAGTAACGTAACTTATACGCTTTCCGCCAATGTGGAGAATCTTACTCTGACCGGTACATCAGCGATCAATGGTACAGGCAATGGCATGGCAAACAGCATTACTGGGAATGCAGGAAATAACATAATCAGTGGAGCAGCAGGTGCAGATCGATTATTCGGAAAAGGAGGCAAAGATACGTTAACCGGTGGTTCTGGCGCAGACAAGTTCATTTTTGATACGGCGCCGGGTACAGGCAACATCGATACGATCACTGATTTTGCTCATGGTATCGACAAAATTATGCTTGACGATGACATCTTCACTGCGTTGGGCATTACGGGAACTGTTGCCGGTGCGGCCCTGACAGCGAACAAATTTCATGTTGGGGCATCCGCGCTGGATACGCTTGATCGGATCGTCTACAACTCGTCAACGGGTGCGCTCTATTACGATGTCAATGGTTCGGGGGCCGGTGCAGCTGTGCAGGTTGCCCTGATTGGAACAAGTATTCATCCGACGCTTTCTGCTTCAGATTTCTTGGTCATTGCTTGA
- a CDS encoding class I SAM-dependent methyltransferase → MSLHTSFPLASEIALAHSQSVLTLIKEQILASGGWISFEQFMNLALYAPGMGYYSSGATKLGSAGDFVTAPEISSLFGRTLALQLAQISQQLKQAAILEFGAGSGKLALDILLELEKTAALPQKYLILEVSAELRQRQQTLLTSEAPHLMHRVEWLEQLPDPFSGIILANEVLDAMPVHLAVWQDDAILERGVIWQNNQFAWQDRPVHDTDLYAICSQLTPRINPDNQSGLEYVSEINLAAAGFIRSLAKILQQGVILLIDYGFGCNEYYHPQRNQGTLMCHYRHHAHDNPFYLPGLQDITSHVDFSAITDAAVDSDLTLLGYTTQAFFLINSGITQILAQTPIEDITRYLPQSNQLQKLVNPAEMGELFKVIAYGKEFTEPLIGFGTGDMSRLL, encoded by the coding sequence ATGTCTTTACATACTTCCTTCCCTCTTGCCAGCGAAATCGCGCTGGCTCACAGTCAATCAGTATTGACCCTGATAAAAGAGCAGATTCTTGCTTCAGGCGGATGGATTTCTTTCGAGCAATTTATGAATCTAGCGCTGTATGCACCTGGAATGGGTTACTACAGCAGTGGCGCAACCAAATTAGGTAGTGCCGGAGATTTTGTCACCGCGCCAGAAATTTCTTCATTATTTGGTCGCACTCTGGCACTCCAACTAGCGCAAATTTCCCAACAGCTTAAGCAGGCTGCTATTCTGGAGTTTGGTGCGGGATCGGGCAAGCTGGCGCTCGATATATTGCTCGAGCTGGAAAAAACCGCTGCATTACCGCAGAAATATTTGATTCTGGAAGTAAGCGCCGAACTGCGCCAGCGGCAACAAACGCTACTGACTAGCGAGGCACCCCACCTCATGCATCGCGTGGAATGGCTGGAGCAGCTACCCGATCCATTTAGCGGCATTATACTAGCCAATGAAGTACTGGATGCAATGCCGGTGCATTTGGCCGTATGGCAGGATGATGCCATCTTAGAACGTGGAGTGATCTGGCAAAACAATCAATTCGCCTGGCAAGATCGGCCCGTGCACGATACTGATCTTTATGCAATTTGCAGTCAATTAACACCCCGCATTAATCCCGACAATCAATCAGGTCTTGAATATGTCAGCGAGATCAATCTTGCCGCGGCTGGTTTTATACGCAGCTTAGCCAAAATCCTCCAGCAAGGCGTTATCCTATTGATTGACTATGGATTTGGATGCAATGAATACTATCACCCTCAGCGCAACCAAGGCACATTAATGTGCCATTATCGCCACCACGCCCATGACAATCCCTTTTATCTCCCCGGCCTGCAGGATATCACCAGCCATGTTGATTTCAGTGCGATCACGGATGCCGCGGTCGATAGCGACCTTACACTTCTGGGTTATACGACCCAGGCTTTTTTTCTGATTAACTCCGGAATTACCCAAATTCTGGCACAAACACCCATCGAAGATATTACCCGCTACTTGCCACAATCCAATCAATTGCAAAAACTGGTCAACCCTGCCGAAATGGGCGAATTATTCAAAGTTATCGCCTATGGAAAAGAATTTACTGAACCGCTGATCGGGTTTGGCACTGGAGATATGAGCCGCTTATTATAA
- a CDS encoding pteridine reductase, giving the protein MQGKVILVTGGAKRVGAAICRRLHAQGARLIVHYRSSFEEAKLLHDELNRERADSVALVQANLLEIGSFSKWVKKAVNCFGQLDVLINNASSFFPTLLSQCSLEDWNDLVGSNLQAPLFLTQAVAPYLKEQRGCIVNIVDIHTERPLKNYVIYNAAKGGLLALTKSLAVEMAPDVRVNGVSPGPILWPQDGIWEDEATRQQIIASTLLKRCGEPNDIAKTVQFLIADAPYITGQIIAVDGGRSIHL; this is encoded by the coding sequence GTGCAGGGAAAAGTGATTCTGGTTACGGGGGGGGCGAAACGGGTAGGCGCAGCTATCTGCCGCAGATTGCATGCACAGGGTGCCAGATTGATTGTGCATTATCGGTCTTCATTCGAAGAGGCCAAGTTATTGCATGATGAATTGAATCGGGAACGGGCTGATTCGGTGGCTTTGGTGCAGGCCAATTTGTTAGAGATTGGATCATTTTCCAAATGGGTGAAAAAGGCAGTTAACTGTTTTGGGCAACTGGACGTGCTGATTAACAATGCTTCAAGTTTTTTTCCGACACTGCTTTCTCAATGCTCATTGGAAGATTGGAACGATCTTGTTGGCAGCAATCTTCAAGCACCCCTTTTTCTGACCCAAGCAGTAGCGCCATATCTTAAAGAGCAGAGGGGATGTATCGTGAATATTGTAGATATTCATACCGAGCGGCCGCTGAAGAATTATGTGATTTATAATGCCGCCAAAGGCGGATTGTTAGCGCTGACCAAATCCCTGGCGGTGGAGATGGCGCCCGATGTTCGTGTCAATGGAGTTTCTCCGGGCCCCATCTTATGGCCCCAAGATGGTATCTGGGAGGATGAAGCAACGCGTCAGCAGATAATCGCCAGTACCTTGCTCAAGCGCTGTGGTGAACCGAATGATATTGCTAAAACCGTGCAATTTTTAATTGCTGATGCGCCTTATATTACAGGACAAATTATTGCAGTGGATGGCGGGCGCAGTATTCATTTATAG
- a CDS encoding chorismate--pyruvate lyase family protein translates to MNKVHPLAWRAALTCISYHHRVWLQDRGSLTRRIQDRCVKFCVKRVFQSLSRIYEDEQRMMGLRASELAMVREVYLYCDSTPVVFAHSVVAHKDLRGAWRGLSGLGNKSLGTVLFTNPRIKRTPLEFKKISRGHFLYDRACACLPEKPHYLWARRSLFTLHEQSILVTEVFLPAILDLPL, encoded by the coding sequence ATGAATAAAGTCCATCCATTGGCATGGCGTGCTGCACTGACATGTATTTCATACCATCACCGTGTCTGGTTGCAGGACCGGGGATCCTTGACGCGCCGTATCCAGGATCGTTGCGTGAAGTTTTGTGTCAAGCGTGTTTTTCAATCACTCAGCAGAATTTATGAGGATGAGCAAAGAATGATGGGATTGCGCGCGAGTGAGTTGGCGATGGTGCGGGAAGTGTATCTCTATTGTGACTCCACGCCTGTAGTGTTTGCGCATTCGGTGGTAGCGCATAAAGACTTGCGAGGTGCGTGGCGAGGATTAAGTGGCTTGGGTAATAAATCTTTAGGGACGGTGTTATTTACCAACCCAAGAATCAAGCGCACACCACTGGAATTTAAAAAAATAAGCCGTGGCCATTTTTTGTATGATCGGGCTTGCGCATGTTTGCCAGAAAAACCCCATTATCTATGGGCTCGGCGTTCTTTATTTACGTTGCACGAGCAATCGATTTTAGTAACGGAGGTATTTTTGCCAGCAATTTTGGATTTACCCTTGTGA
- the ubiA gene encoding 4-hydroxybenzoate octaprenyltransferase: MNIADRIKTYSQLMRLDKPIGILLLLWPMLWGLWFAAKGLPDGHILLIFVLGTVLMRSAGCVINDFADREIDPYVERTKNRPMAAGRVSSKEALLLAAGLSMGAFLLILPLNQLTILLSVPALFLAGTYPFTKRFFAMPQAYLGIAFSFGIPMAFAAQTNSLPMITGILMLANLFWVIAYDTAYAMVDKPDDLKIGIKTSAITLGEFDVLGVMICHVCFIVVMVVIGQWQQMNLAYYAGLVVAAGLIAYQYTLIRNRERALCFKAFLHNNWVGLVVFVGIALDFLIFQH, encoded by the coding sequence GTGAATATTGCTGATCGAATTAAAACTTATTCACAATTGATGCGGCTGGACAAGCCGATTGGAATTTTGCTCTTGTTGTGGCCGATGCTTTGGGGGCTGTGGTTTGCGGCAAAGGGATTACCCGATGGGCATATTTTGCTTATTTTTGTTTTGGGCACCGTGCTGATGCGCTCGGCGGGCTGTGTTATCAATGATTTTGCCGATCGCGAAATTGATCCTTATGTCGAGCGCACTAAGAATCGACCGATGGCGGCGGGCCGGGTCAGTTCCAAAGAAGCCTTGCTGCTGGCGGCGGGATTGAGTATGGGAGCGTTCTTGCTAATCTTGCCATTAAATCAATTGACTATTCTCCTATCCGTGCCGGCTCTTTTCTTGGCAGGGACGTATCCTTTTACTAAACGTTTTTTTGCAATGCCGCAAGCTTATCTGGGAATCGCATTCAGTTTTGGCATTCCGATGGCTTTTGCTGCGCAAACGAATAGCTTGCCAATGATTACCGGAATCTTAATGCTGGCCAATTTGTTTTGGGTCATAGCTTATGACACTGCATATGCCATGGTCGATAAGCCGGATGATTTGAAAATTGGAATCAAGACTTCGGCGATTACTTTGGGTGAGTTCGATGTATTGGGTGTGATGATATGTCATGTTTGTTTTATTGTGGTTATGGTTGTAATCGGTCAGTGGCAGCAGATGAATTTGGCCTATTACGCCGGGCTAGTGGTGGCAGCGGGGTTGATCGCATACCAATACACGTTAATTCGTAACCGTGAGCGAGCGTTGTGTTTTAAAGCATTTTTGCATAATAACTGGGTAGGCTTGGTGGTGTTTGTTGGCATCGCGCTCGACTTCCTGATTTTTCAGCATTAA